A genomic region of Exiguobacterium oxidotolerans JCM 12280 contains the following coding sequences:
- a CDS encoding HesB/YadR/YfhF family protein — protein sequence MKIHVTDEALQYFKDEMEAKEGDTIRFFAKYGGSTDLTQGFSVGVHMEEVERVAVEEVVDGIHFVVSDQDDWLFQGQDVKVSIQNEEIVFSQATE from the coding sequence ATGAAAATTCACGTAACGGATGAAGCATTACAATATTTTAAAGATGAGATGGAAGCGAAGGAAGGCGACACGATTCGCTTTTTCGCGAAATACGGCGGATCGACGGATTTGACACAAGGCTTTTCGGTCGGCGTCCACATGGAAGAAGTCGAACGGGTAGCTGTCGAAGAAGTCGTTGACGGGATTCATTTCGTCGTCTCCGATCAAGATGATTGGTTGTTCCAAGGGCAAGACGTCAAGGTCTCAATCCAAAACGAAGAGATCGTCTTTTCCCAAGCAACTGAATAA
- the bcp gene encoding thioredoxin-dependent thiol peroxidase has protein sequence MNAPTFTLPNAHGENISLADYRGKKVILYFYPKDSTPGCTTEACDFRDATDAFAAENTVILGISADSQKRHQNFISKYELPFQLLSDVDHTVCEQYGVWQLKKNYGKEYYGIVRSTFLVDEAGELIQEWRSVKVKDHVSEALNYVKSLD, from the coding sequence ATGAACGCACCGACATTTACGTTACCGAACGCCCATGGCGAAAACATTTCACTCGCCGATTATCGTGGTAAGAAAGTCATTCTCTACTTCTATCCGAAAGACTCGACACCGGGTTGTACGACGGAAGCCTGTGACTTCCGTGACGCGACGGACGCCTTCGCGGCTGAAAATACCGTCATCCTCGGCATCTCCGCTGACAGTCAAAAACGGCATCAAAACTTTATCTCAAAATATGAACTTCCGTTTCAACTTCTCTCCGATGTCGATCATACGGTCTGCGAACAATATGGGGTCTGGCAACTCAAAAAGAACTACGGCAAGGAATATTATGGGATCGTCCGTTCAACGTTTTTAGTTGATGAGGCGGGTGAATTAATCCAAGAATGGCGGAGCGTTAAAGTTAAAGATCATGTTTCTGAAGCCTTAAACTACGTAAAATCACTTGATTAA
- a CDS encoding helix-turn-helix domain-containing protein: MSKFKRSASEKLYAIQTYEEGVSTLWEVARLFGVTQSTLLRWRQMYRQGGISALEKRSVCTKYSNEFKERAVRDVLEKGEPVMDVIIKLNISSASVLRRWISNYNGRSEDTLLKERFAMTRGRITTFEERVSIVSDCLKNGKKYKETAKTHRVSYQQIYKWVQKYEKNGIDGLMDSRGRTKPFEELTDVERLSIEMKKIEQENELLRMENEFLKKLEEFERGRG; this comes from the coding sequence ATGTCCAAATTCAAGCGTTCCGCTAGTGAAAAACTATATGCCATCCAAACTTATGAAGAAGGAGTGTCCACGTTGTGGGAAGTCGCAAGACTCTTCGGGGTCACACAATCGACCCTACTCAGATGGAGACAGATGTATCGTCAAGGCGGTATCTCAGCTTTGGAGAAACGGTCGGTATGCACGAAGTATTCCAATGAGTTTAAAGAGCGAGCCGTACGCGACGTGCTAGAAAAAGGTGAGCCCGTCATGGACGTCATCATAAAATTAAACATCTCCAGTGCAAGCGTACTCAGACGTTGGATTTCAAACTATAATGGTCGTAGTGAAGACACACTACTAAAGGAGCGATTCGCTATGACCAGAGGAAGAATCACGACATTCGAAGAACGCGTTAGTATAGTCAGCGACTGTCTTAAAAATGGAAAGAAGTATAAAGAAACTGCGAAGACCCACCGGGTCTCCTACCAACAAATCTACAAGTGGGTTCAAAAGTATGAAAAGAATGGGATTGACGGACTGATGGATAGCCGTGGACGTACGAAACCGTTTGAGGAACTGACGGACGTGGAACGCCTCTCCATCGAGATGAAAAAGATTGAGCAAGAGAACGAGCTTCTTCGAATGGAAAATGAGTTCTTAAAAAAGCTAGAGGAGTTCGAAAGGGGGAGAGGTTAG